A single region of the Kwoniella botswanensis chromosome 1, complete sequence genome encodes:
- a CDS encoding pre-mRNA-splicing factor CEF1, with translation MSSPRDLYVRIIIKGGVWRNTEDEILKAAISKYGKNQWARISSLLVRKTPKQCKARWYEWLDPSIKKVEWSKTEDEKLLHLAKLMPTQWRTIAPIVGRTATQCLERYQKLLDDAEAKDNEELGLGAGENVEARPAADVRGLKPGEIDTDPETRAARPDPIDMDDDEKEMLSEARARLANTQGKKAKRKARERQLEEARRLAFLQKKRELKAAGINLRPKTKKKGMDYNADIPFEKQPAPGFYDVAEENAKVYAAPVGQSLRALEGKRKQELEELEEKKKRQKGNDGKSNQTAQFVQAREAQIKKLKEQEQIIRRRKLNLPMPQVGEQELEDIVKIGQAGELARELVGGEGSGSKATEGLLGEYESLGQARMARTPRTGPQQDNVMAEARNLRNMINAQTPLLGDENTPFHGGDTGGTGFEGATPRHGVAPTPNPLATPARGGLLATPRTVGGVGATPSRTPRDNLSINDGESYYGETPRDEKRRIADARRALKAGFAALPKPENNFELAETEEDEEEEDEAVPLSEEDAAERDRRLRAARELEERLELERRSTVVKQNLPRPVNVNTYKILEELNSVEADADSAMAAAFRMVNLEVAMLMKHDSIAHPLPGTSTPGGTASDYDMPEDDFVAAAKQAIHSELAGQLGLPGASDGQLKLVISSNFSEDQDQNTNDFSASWSSQDTQDNLIYSPTLRKYVEKSSLSEDELRECYLANIELTKDKVISEATKASKAEKKLAKKLGGYQMISSKHKTKISELMEEIQQSKRDYETFQMLRTIEESGTPARLEKIKEEVDILQRKERDLQARYAELVDERRERVSKIEQLEEDKMVLQAQAALDAQGGEVEVNGDDVEMNGNQDEMKWRM, from the exons ATGTCATCACCTCGAGACCTATAT GTacgaatcatcatcaaaggTGGTGTGTGGAGGAACACGGAGGATGAAATATTGAAAGCCGCCATATCGAAATATGGAAAGAAT CAATGGGCTCGTATATCATCTCTGTTGGTTCGTAAAACACCGAAACAATGTAAAGCAAGATGGTATGAGTGGTTAGATCCTTCCATCAAGAAGGTCGAatggtcaaag acggaagatgaaaagcTACTACACCTCGCCAAGTTGATGCCTACACAATGGCGTACGATAGCACCTATAGTTGGAAGAACAGCTACCCAATGTTTAGAAAGGTATCAGAAACTGTTAGATGATGCGGAAGCTAAGGATAATGAAGAACTGGGATTGGGTGCGGGCGAAAATGTAGAAGCTAGACCCGCAGCCGATGTGAGAGGTTTGAAACCTGGTGAAATTGATACGGATCCTGAAACGAGGGCGGCAAGACCTGATCCCatagatatggatgatgatg AAAAAGAAATGTTATCTGAAGCAAGAGCGAGATTGGCGAATACCCAAGGTAAAAAAGCCAAGAGGAAAGCTAGAGAGAGACAGTTAGAAGAAGCTAGAAGATTGGCCTTTTTACAGAAAAAGAGAGAGCTGAAGGCGGCTGGTATCAA CCTTCGACCTAaaaccaagaagaagggtatggAC TACAACGCCGATATCCCGTTCGAAAAGCAACCCGCACCTGGATTCTACGATGTGGCGGAGGAGAATGCCAAAGTGTATGCAGCCCCTGTCGGCCAGTCGCTACGAGCTTtagagggaaagaggaagcagGAACtagaagaattggaagagaagaagaaacgacAGAAGGGTAATGATGGAAAGAGCAATCAGACCGCGCAGTTCGTTCAGGCGAGAGAAGCACAAatcaagaagctgaaggaaCAAGAACAAATTATTagaaggaggaagttgaatttACCAATGCCTCAAGTCGGAGAGCAAGAATTGGAGGATATAGTGAAGATCGGTCAAGCTGGTGAATTGGCGCGGGAGCTTGTTGGAGGTGAAGGATCTGGAAGCAAAGCTACTGAAGGATTATTGGGAGAATACGAGAGCTTAGGTCAAGCTAGGATGGCAAGGACACCTAGAACAGGTCCTCAGC AGGACAACGTTATGGCCGAAGCTCGAAATCTTCGAAACATGATCAACGCTCAGACACCTCTTCTCGGTGATGAGAACACTCCTTTCCACGGTGGTGATACTGGCGGAACTGGTTTCGAAGGTGCTACTCCCCGACATGGTGTCGCTCCTACCCCTAATCCCCTTGCTACCCCTGCTCGTGGAGGGCTTCTCGCTACCCCACGAACGGTCGGCGGTGTAGGTGCTACTCCCTCACGGACACCACGAGATAACCTCAGTATCAACGACGGGGAATCGTACTACGGCGAAACACCTCGAGATGAGAAACGACGTATAGCCGATGCTCGACGAGCATTGAAGGCAGGTTTCGCCGCTTTGCCCAAACCCGAGAATAACTTCGAACTTGCGgagacggaagaagatgaagaggaagaggacgaggcGGTACCGCtttctgaagaagatgcagctgAACGAGATAGACGATTGAGGGCTGCAagggaattggaagagagattagAATTGGAAAGACGAAGTACAGTGGTGAAGCAGAATCTACCTCGACCAGTCAACGTCAACACCTACAAGATACTGGAAGAGTTGAACtcggtcgaagctgatgcgGATTCCGCCATGGCAGCTGCCTTCAGAATGGTCAACTTGGAAGTAGCCATGTTGATGAAACATGATTCGATCgctcatcctcttcctggCACTTCTACACCTGGTGGAACCGCCTCAGATTATGATATGcctgaagatgatttcgttGCCGCTGCCAAACAAGCTATACATAGTGAATTAGCTGGTCAATTGGGTCTACCCGGTGCAAGCGATGGACAACTCAAATTGGTCATCTCATCGAATTTCTcggaagatcaagatcaaaatacCAATGATTTCTCCGCGAGTTGGTCTTCTCAGGATACTCAGGACAATTTGATATATTCACCTACACTTAGGAAATACGTCGAAAAGTCTTCTTTgtctgaagatgaattgaggGAATGCTACCTAGCCAATATTGAGCTCACAAAGGATAAAGTTATAAGTGAAGCTACGAAAGCTTCCAAGGCTGAGAAGAAATTGGCCAAAAAGTTGGGTGGATACCAGATGATCAGTTCGAAACATAAGACGAAGATATCGGAATTGATGGAGGAGATACAACAGTCCAAGAGGGATTATGAGACTTTCCAGATGTTAAGGACAATTGAGGAAAGTGGAACACCGGCgagattggagaagatcaaagaggaggtggatatcttgcagaggaaagaaagggattTACAAGCTAGATATGCGGAATTGGTCgatgagaggagagagagggTATCAAAGATTGAACAG ctcgaagaagataagatggTACTCCAAGCTCAAGCCGCACTCGATGCTCAAGgtggtgaagttgaagttaacggtgatgatgttgagatgaatGGGAATCAAGACgagatgaagtggagaaTGTAA